In Castanea sativa cultivar Marrone di Chiusa Pesio chromosome 6, ASM4071231v1, a single window of DNA contains:
- the LOC142639343 gene encoding receptor-like protein 6, whose product MTSLQVLDVSNNNLTGLIPKFGDSVKLNTTCNPLIGKNTPSSGSGGSAPPGSNGTSPSGNPAGMGSSGTSILPGMIASIVIAVIIFVVVMLFVSIKCYISRRHRRPTISVKIEVVENPESRRTSVRNIEISIEVLKQATNNFNEDNILGRGGFGVVYKGEYHDGTKVAVKRMESAAMGSKGINEFQAEISVLNKVRHRHLVSLLGCCINEKERLLVYEYMPQGSLTQHLFDLGENGCSPLTWKQRIQIAMDVARGMEYLHSFAPQIFIHRDLKPSNILLGSDMRAKVADFGLLKIAPDGKNSVWTRLAGTFGYLAPEYGATGRVTTKADVYAFGVVLMQLITGRKAIDDTLPDENPHLVTWFCEILNNKEHFPMAIDQTINPDEETMESIYRVVELAGHCTTHKPYQRPNMEHVVNILSPLIGQWKPTSHKLEHNYGFDQHMSLPLQRWLICLSQLVFLVFLLHSQPTSSSSFSSSSTLLCSQEQSSALLKFKQLHSYPTSSSSKYSYDCDKKKESWKEGRDCCSWGGVTCDTMGRDVISLDLSCSELQGTIHSDSSLFLLPNLQELNLAFNCFNSPISSGFGQFAKLEKLNLSSSQFSGLVPHELSKLSKLSSLDLSGNKQVSLNTSVMRRLVQNLTKLTELRLDAVQMSLVSLDSLMNLSSSLTVLSLNGCGLHGNLPYNIFRLPNLRELSLICNPELRGAFPTTNWSNPLMFLDVSTTGFSGPLPNSIDNLKFLKHLGLSQCNFNGSVPASFGNLTQITELDLSSNNFVGELPSSLSNLKKLSFLNLRCNKLSGKIPSSLSNLKDLTFLDLGGNNFEGTLPDFMTKLTKLTNLDLNSNHLIGQIGEFQHAKSLEILLLYNNRLNGSIPKSISNLVKLQKLDISSNNLSGTLEFDMFSKLNEIDFLDLSYNSLSLSINNNLKYTFPKLKYLKLASCNITGFPYFLRTLEFLDTLDLSNNRIKGQVPKWMFKVLGSLKSLNLSHNSLTSIEQIPGKNLENLDLHANFLQGTFPVPPSSVVFFSISNNNLSGEIPCSICNLTSLQILDISFSNLTGTIPQCLGYLSDFLSVMDLRTNRFHGTIPEMFAKCKSLRTLVFNHNQLEGSLSQSLVNCRKLEVLDFGNNKINDSFPYWLEKLPKLQVLVLRCNRFYGQIENFKAISSFAMLRIIDLSQNNFMGHLTSNFFEGLKAIKTVNENEVPLKYIGEDYYQDSIMVVWKGQELKLERILTIFTTIDLSCNKFHGQIPKVLGTLQFLRELNLSHNSLSGYIPSSLGNMLVLESLDLSSNMLNGSIPMQLTRLTFLVVLNLSQNKLIGPIPQGLQFNTFQNNSYIGNKGLCEFPLSKKCMIVEPPPSEEDNDLKFTSGFGWRAVMMGYGCGFVYGIAIGYLVSKSRKPQWLVSLVGISCFQI is encoded by the exons ATGACAAGCCTTCAGGTTCTTGACGTCTCGAACAATAACCTTACTGGGTTGATACCAAAATTTGGAGATTCAGTGAAGCTAAATACGACCTGTAATCCCTTGATTGGGAAGAATACTCCGAGCTCTGGAAGTGGAGGGAGTGCTCCGCCAGGTTCGAATGGCACATCGCCTAGTGGCAATCCGGCTGGAATGGGGTCAAGTGGTACTTCCATCTTGCCTGGTATGATTGCTAGTATAGTTATTGCTGTGATCATATTTGTTGTGGTCATGTTATTTGTCTCGATTAAATGTTATATTAGTAGAAGGCACAGGCGACCAACAATTTCAGTGAAGATTGAAGTAGTGGAGAATCCTGAAAGTAGACGTACAAGTGTACGGAATATTGAAATTTCGATCGAAGTTCTGAAACAGGCGACCAACAATTTCAATGAAGATAACATTTTGGGTAGGGGAGGTTTTGGAGTTGTCTACAAAGGAGAATACCATGATGGGACCAAGGTTGCTGTGAAAAGGATGGAATCTGCTGCAATGGGTAGCAAAGGAATCAATGAATTTCAGGCGGAAATTTCAGTCCTTAATAAAGTGAGGCATAGACATTTGGTTTCTCTTTTAGGATGTTGTAtcaatgagaaagagagacttTTGGTATATGAGTATATGCCACAGGGGTCGTTAACACaacatttgtttgatttgggtgaGAATGGGTGTTCTCCTCTTACTTGGAAGCAAAGGATTCAGATAGCAATGGATGTGGCACGCGGAATGGAATACTTACATAGTTTTGCACCACAAATTTTCATTCATAGAGATTTAAAACCTTCCAACATACTTCTTGGGAGTGATATGAGGGCCAAGGTTGCAGATTTTGGTTTGCTTAAAATTGCGCCTGACGGAAAGAACTCTGTATGGACGCGATTAGCTGGGACATTTGGTTATCTTGCGCCAGAATATGGAG CTACAGGAAGAGTGACCACCAAAGCGGATGTATATGCATTTGGAGTGGTTTTGATGCAGCTAATTACCGGTAGAAAAGCAATAGATGATACTCTGCCAGATGAGAACCCTCATCTAGTTACATGGTTTTGTGAGATTCTAAACAATAAGGAGCACTTCCCCATGGCCATTGATCAAACTATTAACCCTGATGAGGAGACCATGGAGAGCATATACAGAGTAGTTGAGCTTGCAGGACATTGCACTACTCACAAACCATACCAAAGGCCAAATATGGAGCATGTAGTCAACATCTTAAGCCCTCTTATAGGGCAGTGGAAACCAACATCTCATAAATTAGAGCACAA CTATGGCTTTGACCAACACATGAGCCTTCCTTTGCAAAGATGGC TAATATGCCTCTCTCAACTCGTTTTCCTCGTTTTTCTCTTGCATTCTCAACCtacttcatcatcatctttctcctcttcttctACACTATTGTGTTCCCAAGAGCAGAGCTCAGCGTTGCTCAAATTTAAGCAACTTCATTCTTAtccaacttcttcttcttccaaataTTCTTATGACTGTGATAAAAAGAAAGAGTCTTGGAAAGAGGGCAGAGATTGTTGCTCATGGGGTGGGGTTACGTGTGATACAATGGGGAGAGACGTGATTAGCCTTGACCTTAGTTGTAGTGAGCTTCAAGGCACCATTCATTCCGATAGCAGCCTCTTTCTTCTCCCTAACTTGCAAGAGCTCAACCTTGCTTTCAACTGCTTCAATTCACCGATTTCATCTGGGTTTGGTCAGTTTGCTAAGTTGGAAAAACTTAATCTTTCTTCTTCCCAGTTTTCTGGTCTAGTCCCACATGAACTATCCAAACTCTCCAAACTGTCCTCACTAGATCTCTCTGGCAATAAACAAGTTAGTCTCAATACATCTGTTATGAGGAGGCTTGTTCAAAATCTGACCAAGCTAACAGAACTCCGTCTTGATGCTGTTCAGATGTCACTTGTTTCGCTTGATTCGTTGATGAATCTGTCCTCTTCTTTGACAGTCCTTAGTCTCAACGGTTGTGGATTGCATGGCAACTTACCATATAACATTTTCCGCCTACCAAACCTGAGGGAGCTCAGTTTAATTTGTAATCCTGAACTCAGAGGGGCTTTCCCAACGACAAATTGGAGCAATCCCTTGATGTTTTTGGATGTCTCTACCACAGGTTTCTCAGGACCATTGCCAAATTCCATTGACAATCTAAAATTCTTAAAGCATTTGGGATTGTCTCAGTGCAATTTCAATGGGTCGGTACCTGCATCATTTGGTAACCTTACGCAAATTACTGAATTAGATTTATCAAGTAACAATTTTGTTGGTGAGTTGCCATCATCACTTTCAAACCTCAAGAAGCTGTCTTTCTTGAATCTCCGATGCAACAAATTAAGTGGTAAG ATTCCATCATCACTCTCAAATCTAAAGGATCTCACTTTTCTGGACCTCGGAGGCAACAACTTTGAAGGTACACTTCCAGATTTTATGACCAAGCTCACAAAACTCACAAATTTAGACTTAAATTCTAACCACCTTATTGGTCAAATTGGTGAATTCCAACATGCCAAGTCATTGGAGATTCTTTTGTTATATAACAACAGGCTAAATGGCTCTATTCCAAAGTCAATCTCAAACCTTGTGAAACTTCAGAAGCTTGATATTTCTTCAAATAATCTGAGTGGCACTCTAGAATTTGATATGTTCTCCAAGCTCAATGAAATCGATTTTCTAGACCTATCCTATAACAGTCTGTCTTTGAGCATCAACAACAATTTAAAGTATACCTTCCCCAAACTCAAATACTTGAAACTAGCATCTTGCAACATAACTGGATTTCCGTACTTTTTAAGAACCTTAGAGTTCTTAGACACCTTAGACCTATCTAACAATAGGATCAAAGGCCAAGTCCCAAAATGGATGTTTAAAGTGCTAGGGAGTTTGAAATCATTAAATCTTTCTCATAACTCTCTGACAAGTATAGAGCAAATTCCAGGAAAGAACTTAGAAAATCTTGATCTTCATGCCAACTTTCTTCAAGGAACTTTTCCTGTTCCACCATCTTCAGtggttttcttttctatatcaAACAATAACTTGTCCGGGGAAATCCCTTGTTCAATTTGCAATCTAACATCCCTCCAAATCCTTGATATCTCCTTTAGCAATCTAACTGGTACGATTCCACAATGTTTGGGATACTTGAGTGATTTTCTCTCGGTGATGGATTTGCGAACAAATAGATTCCATGGAACCATCCCTGAAATGTTTGCAAAGTGCAAAAGCTTGAGAACTCTTGTCTTTAATCACAATCAATTGGAAGGGTCATTATCACAATCTTTGGTCAACTGTAGAAAGTTGGAAGTTCTAGACTTTggaaataacaaaataaatgattCATTCCCCTATTGGTTGGAAAAGCTTCCAAAGCTACAGGTTCTTGTCTTGAGGTGCAATAGATTTTATggtcaaattgaaaatttcaaggcCATCTCATCTTTTGCTATGTTGCGAATAATTGAtctttctcaaaataattttatgggtCATTTAACTTCCAATTTTTTTGAAGGATTGAAAGCTATAAAAACAGTCAATGAAAATGAAGTTCCATTGAAATATATTGGGGAAGACTATTACCAAGACTCAATAATGGTGGTATGGAAAGGGCAGGAACTTAAGCTAGAGAGAATCTTAACCATCTTCACTACCATTGACCTCTCATGCAACAAGTTCCATGGGCAAATTCCAAAAGTACTTGGAACACTTCAGTTTCTTCGAGAGCTCAACCTCTCCCATAATAGCCTATCTGGCTATATCCCATCATCGTTGGGAAATATGTTGGTACTTGAATCCTTAGACCTCTCTTCAAATATGCTCAATGGCTCCATTCCAATGCAATTGACAAGGTTAacatttttagttgttttaaaCCTTTCGCAAAACAAACTTATAGGACCCATACCTCAAGGTCTACAATTTAATACTTTTCAAAACAACTCATACATTGGGAACAAAGGATTGTGTGAATTTCCATTATCAAAGAAATGTATGATTGTTGAGCCACCACCGTCTGAAGAGGACAACGATTTAAAGTTTACAAGTGGATTTGGTTGGAGGGCTGTGATGATGGGGTATGGATGTGGATTTGTGTACGGGATAGCCATTGGATATCTTGTTTCCAAGTCTAGAAAACCTCAATGGCTTGTAAGCTTGGTTGGAATATCTTGTTTCCAAATCTAG